From a region of the Streptomyces tirandamycinicus genome:
- the dapA gene encoding 4-hydroxy-tetrahydrodipicolinate synthase: MPRLRPRPRPRPFGRALCAMITPFTATGGPDLDGARKLAAHLVAEGCDGLVLNGTTGESPTTTDAEKTALVRAVREAVGDRAAVVAGVGSASTRHTVELARAAEHAGADGLLVVTPYYSRPPQDALAAHFRQVADAVGIPLMLYDIPGRTGTRIEPDTLVRLSAHPRIVAVKDCAYDLLGSTKVIARTSLAYYSGCEETNLPLYAVGAAGFVSTVANAAPRPMRAVLDAFDAGRTAEAAALNRLTLPLAELMTASGLPGTVTAKALLEAMGLPAGPVREPLRPAGRETADGLLAAYGELAGLFPAGPGPAQSYT, encoded by the coding sequence ATGCCACGACTCCGGCCACGGCCACGGCCACGCCCGTTCGGCCGCGCGCTCTGCGCGATGATCACGCCCTTCACCGCGACCGGCGGGCCCGACCTGGACGGCGCCCGGAAGCTGGCCGCCCACCTGGTGGCCGAGGGCTGTGACGGACTCGTGCTGAACGGCACCACCGGCGAGTCGCCCACCACCACCGACGCCGAGAAGACCGCTCTGGTGCGGGCGGTGCGCGAGGCCGTGGGCGATCGCGCGGCCGTCGTCGCCGGAGTCGGCAGTGCGAGCACCCGGCACACCGTCGAGCTGGCCAGGGCCGCCGAACACGCGGGGGCGGACGGTCTGCTGGTGGTCACCCCGTACTACAGCAGGCCGCCGCAGGACGCCCTGGCGGCCCACTTCCGGCAGGTCGCGGACGCGGTGGGCATCCCGCTGATGCTGTACGACATCCCGGGCCGCACCGGCACCCGTATCGAGCCGGACACCCTGGTGCGCCTGTCCGCCCATCCTCGGATCGTGGCGGTGAAGGACTGCGCGTACGACCTCCTCGGCAGCACCAAGGTGATCGCCCGGACCTCGCTCGCGTACTACTCGGGCTGCGAGGAGACGAACCTCCCCCTCTACGCCGTGGGCGCCGCCGGGTTCGTCAGTACCGTCGCGAACGCCGCCCCGCGCCCGATGCGGGCCGTCCTCGACGCCTTCGACGCCGGCCGGACGGCGGAGGCCGCCGCGCTCAACCGGCTCACGCTGCCGCTGGCCGAGCTGATGACGGCGTCGGGGCTGCCGGGCACGGTGACCGCGAAGGCCCTGCTGGAGGCGATGGGACTGCCGGCCGGACCGGTCCGGGAACCGCTGCGGCCCGCCGGCCGGGAGACGGCGGACGGGCTGCTGGCGGCGTACGGGGAACTGGCCGGGCTGTTCCCGGCGGGCCCCGGCCCGGCTCAGTCGTACACGTAG